AGAAGCTTTCCCAGAAGATTATTGACAGTTTCTGTGAAGAGACAGGTGCAAAGAACAGAGGCATCCTGTATGTTGATAATATGAGCGGTATCAACTGGAGTACGATTCCGGTCACTATCGTAGAGATGGGGTTCATGAGCAATCGGACCGAGGACCTGAATATGGCCAAGAGCTCTTATCAGGATAAGATGGTGAGGGGAATGGCGAACGGTATTGACCGTTATTTTTCGTAGGAGTAAAGGAAGGTTAGTGTATGTCACAGATAATATTGTTTGACCTGGATGGTACTTTGACAGACTCGGCGGAGGGTATCACGAAGTGCGTGCAGTATGCCCTTAAGCACTTCGGGATCGATGAACCGGATCTGGAAAAACTGAAACATTTTGTGGGTCCCCCGCTTCGGGAACAGTTTATGAAAACGTATCATATGCCGGAGCGGCAGGCGGAAGTCGCGGTGGCAGTCTACCGGGAACGGTATGCCAGGATCGGTATGTATGAAAACAGGCCGTATGACGGGATCGAGGAAGTCCTGAAGATGCTTCAGGAAGAGAAAAAGATATTGGGTGTGGCATCCTCAAAACCAGAGATCTATGTGAAAAAGATATTGGAACATTTCCACATTGACACGTATTTTGAAGTGGTAACGGGTGCCAATATGGACGGCACCAGGACGGAAAAAGACGAGGTGATCGAGGAGGCGCTGCTGAGACTGGGCATGACCGACAAGCGGGAGGACGTGCTGATGGTGGGCGACCGTTTTTACGACGTAGAAGGAGCGCTCAAATGCGGCGTGCAGTGTATCGGAGCCGGATACGGATACGGAAGTCCGCATGAGCTGGAGCTCGCAGGAGCGGTATACGTGGCGGAGACAGTGGAGGACTTAAAGATACTGTCTGACCGGTACCGGAATGCAGGGAAAGAGGAGGCGGCACCCGATGAGCAGGAGGAACCATACGAATATCCGGCAATGGGGAGCAGCGACAGTCTGCTGAAAAAGATATGGCAGGTTGTGTATCCCATGGGACTGTACTATCTGATCACGTTCGTTGTCGCCCAGGCGGGTGCTGTCATCCTTTACAGCTGGTATACGATGAAAAATGCCGCCTCGTCTGTCGGCGAAATGCAGGCGCTCCTCATGCAGCATACCATCTGGTTAAATGGAATTGCGGCATTTCTGGCGATTATTCCGATGACGCTGCTGTATCAGAGAGACCAAAGAGTCAGGACACGGGGAATATCAGGCAGGAAAGCGAAAACCCGCAGGCGGGTTCACGGCGGTACGTATGCAATGACGGTCCTGTTTGCGGTCACTGCAAGCCAGGTCTTAAATGATCTGATCAATTACAGCGGGCTTGCAGATCTGTTTCCGGCATACCCTGAACTGCAGTCGGCGATCTTTGACGGCCAGAGCATCATCGTGCTCTGCATAACCGTCGGCATACTGGCACCCATAGCGGAGGAGATACTGTTCCGCGGACTTGTGTTCAAGCGGCTGCAGGACTACACGGGGAACGGATGGGCGGTACTGATATCAGGGCTGCTGTTCGGCATCTATCATGAGAATATGATACAGTTTGTCTATGCGGGTCTGCTGGGATTTGCGTTTGCGATGCTGATGTGCAGGACGGATTCTCTGAAAGTCGTGATAACCGCACATGCGGCGGCGAATCTTTGGTCACTGCTCGGAAAGAGTCTGGTGAACGCGCTGGCGGCAACTCATGTGATGGCATACAGCATTCTGCTGGGAATATTTGTAATCCTCGCACTGTTTTCGGGCGTCTATCTGATGGGCGGAAAAAGCAGCAGGAATAAGAAAAAAGAGGCCTGACGGCGATAAAATGAAGCTCAAACCCCATGCACCTCCGGGATCTGAGCTTCATTTGTTTTTACATGGAATGAAATACCATGTTACTGAAGTGAAATAACAGAAAAACATTGGAAAAACAAAGAATTCACAAGTAATCTGAATATTTGCAGAAAGTTTTTATTTACAGGAGAAAAAAAATGTAGTATATTACTTACAGTGAAAAACCAAATACACCATTAGTATGAACTCCATGAAATAAACAGGAAAAGGAGAGATGGCTATGCAAGGGACGATGAGAAATCAGTCCGGCCATGGTTTGTATGATGCCAGGTTTGAGCATGACAACTGTGGAATCGGAGCGGTGGTGAACATTCACGGAGTGAAAACACACGAAACCGTGGAGAATGCATTAAAAATTGTTGAAAATCTGGAACACAGAGCGGGCAAAGATGCCGAAGGAAAAACAGGAGACGGAGTAGGAATTCTGCTGCAGATATCGCACAAATTCTTCTCGAAAGCCTGTAATTCCATCGGCATCTTTTTACGTGAAGAAAGAGATTATGGAATCGGTATGTTTTTCTTCCCGCAGGATGAACTGAAACGAAACCAGGCAAAAAAGATGTTTGAGATCATCGTGGAAAAAGAGGGGATGAAATTTCTCGGCTGGAGAATGGTACCGACGGTGCCGAAAGTTCTGGGGCATAAAGCGCTGGAGTGCATGCCGTGCATGATGCAGGGATTTGTGGAGCGCCCGGAACATGTGGCGAAAGGTCTGGAGTTCGACCGCAAATTGTATATCGTACGGCGGATTTTTGAACAGAGCAACGATAATACTTACGTATCGTCTCTGTCGAGCCGCACAATCGCATACAAGGGGATGTTTCTTGTCGGACAGCTGAGGACGTTCTTCGAAGACCTGCAGAACCCGGCTTATGAATCGGCGATTGCCATGGTACATTCCCGTTTCAGCACGAATACGAATCCAAGCTGGGAACGGGCGCATCCCTACCGGATCATCGTACATAACGGAGAAATCAATACCATCCGCGGAAACGCAGACAAGATGCTTGCCCGGGAGGAGACAATGGATAACGGGGCTCTGCAGCACGAACTTCACAAAGTGCTTCCGGTGATCAATTCGGAAGGCTCTGACTCCGCAATGCTGGACAATACGCTGGAATTTCTGGTTATGAGCGGTATGCCGCTTCCGCTGGCAGTGATGGTCCTGATACCGGAGCCATGGCAGAATAACCGGACGATGACCCAGGACAAAAAGGATTTCTATCATTACTACGCGACCATGATGGAGCCGTGGGACGGTCCTGCATCGATCCTGTTTACGGACGGTGATATCATGGGGGCGGTGCTCGACCGCAATGGTCTGCGCCCGTCCAGATATTATATCACAGATGACGGATATATGATCCTGTCTTCCGAGGTCGGGGTCCTGGATATTCCCGCATCCAAAATCGTACAGAAAGAGCGTCTGCATCCCGGTAAAATGCTGATGGTAGATACGGTAAACGGGAAAGTCGTCTCCGATGATGAACTGAAAGAATACTATGCTTCCAGGCAGCCGTACGGAGAGTGGCTGGACAGCAGCCTGATCACTTTAAAGGAGCTGAAGATACCAAATCAGCGGGTGGAAAGCTACACGGAGGAGGAACGGGCACGGCTTCTGAAAGCTTTCGGGTACACGTATGAAGAGTACCGGACATCGATTTTAAATATGGCCCAAAATGCGAGTGAGGGCATCGGCGCCATGGGCATTGATTCCCCGATTCCGGTTCTGGATCAGGGTCATCAGCCGCTGTTCAACTATTTTAAACAGATGTTTGCGCAGGTGACAAATCCTCCAATCGACGCGATCCGGGAAGAAATCGTGACCTCAACGACGGTATATGTCGGAGAGGACGGAAATCTTCTGGAGGAAAAACCGGATAACTGCAGAGTGCTTCAGGTGAACAATCCGATCCTTACGAATACGGACCTGATGAAGATCAAGAACATGAATGCCGGGAATTTCAAGGTTCAGATCGTATCGATCCTCTACTACAAAAACACCGATCTGAAGAAGGCGCTGGACCGGCTGTTCGTGGAGGTTGACCGTGCTCACCGGGACGGCGCGAATATCCTGATCCTGTCTGACCGCGGGGTGGATGAAAACCATGTGGCTATCCCCTCGCTGCTCGCGGTATCTTCGGTACATCAGCATCTCGTAAAAACAAAGAAAAGAACATCACTGGCAATGATACTGGAATCCGGAGAGCCCCGTGAAGTGCATCATTTTGCGACACTGCTCGGATACGGCGCATGCGCGGTCAACCCTTATCTGGCACAGGATACGATCGGACAGCTCATTGACAGCGGTATGCTGGATAAAGACTACTATGCGGCTGTCAGTGATTACAACGATGCGGTTCTTCACGGGATCGTCAAGATCGCGTCCAAGATGGGGATTTCAACGATTCAGTCGTACCAGGGAGCACAGATCTTCGAGGCGATCGGTATCGATAAAAGTGTGATCGATGAATACTTTACGAATACTGTCAGCCGTATCGGCGGTATCACGCTGGAGGACATTGCGAGGGAAAATGATGAACTGCATTCTGCAGCATTCGACCCGCTGGGGCTGGAGACGGATCTGACTCTGAACAGCGTCGGACGCCACAAGATGAGAAGCGGCGGTGAAAAACATCTGTACAATCCGCAGACGATTCATCTGCTGCAGGAGTCTACAAAACGCGGCGACTACGGGATGTTTAAAGAATATACTGCATTGGTAAATTCGGAGCACCGGGAAGGGACACTGAGAGATCTGCTGACATTTCATTTTCCAAAACAGGGAGTTTCGATCGAGGAAGTCGAAAGCGTGGATTCGATCGTGACACGGTTTAAAACGGGGGCAATGTCTTACGGCTCCATTTCCAGGGAGGCGCACGAGACGCTGGCAGTCGCCATGAATACACTGCACGGAAAATCTAACAGCGGGGAGGGCGGAGAGGACTATGAACGTCTGACTGTCGGCAGGGACGGACTGAATAAGTGCTCAGCGATCAAACAGGTGGCATCCGGACGGTTCGGAGTTACCTCCAGATATCTGGTAAGTGCGCAGGAGATCCAGATAAAGATGGCACAGGGTGCGAAACCCGGAGAAGGCGGACACCTGCCGGGAGGAAAAGTATATCCCTGGATTGCAAAGACGAGGCATTCGACACCGGGCGTCAGTCTGATCTCTCCTCCGCCGCACCACGATATCTATTCGATCGAGGACCTTGCACAGCTGATTTATGACTGTAAAAATGCAAATAAAAATGCCCGGATCTCTGTGAAGCTGGTATCAGAAGCGGGAGTGGGAACCGTTGCTGCCGGTGTGGCAAAAGCCGGCGCACAGGTCATCCTGATCTCGGGGTACGACGGCGGAACGGGTGCAGCCCCCCGAAGTTCCATTCAAAATGCGGGACTTCCATGGGAGCTGGGCCTTTCGGAAACACACCAGACGCTGATCATGAATGGTCTGCGCAATAAAGTGCGCATTGAGACGGACGGTAAACTGATGAGCGGCCGTGACGTTGCAATCGCAGCAATGCTGGGCGCCGAAGAATTTGGCTTCGCGACTGCGCCGCTTGTGACCATGGGATGTGTCATGATGCGTGTCTGTAATCTGGACACCTGTCCGGTGGGTGTGGCGACACAGAACCCGGAACTTCGGAAGCGATTCAGGGGAAAACCGGAATATGTGATTAATTTCATGCGCTTCATCGCCGAGGAACTGAGGGAATATATGGCAAAACTCGGGGTCAGAACTGTAGATGAGCTGGTTGGAAGAAGTGATTTCCTTCGCATGAAAAAGGAATTTGACGGAATCAAGGCATCCAAAGTGGACCTGTCTGGGATACTGAACAATCCGTTTGCAAAGGCGGGGGATAAAGTGACGTTTGACCCGAAACAAGTCTACGACTTTGAACTGGAGAAAACGGCTGATGAGAGGATCCTGCTGAAAAAGCTCGGATCGGCGATCGAGAGCGGACAGCCGGGAAGCATCGAAGTGGATGTCGCTAACACAAACCGTACATTCGGGACGATCCTGGGCTCTGAGATCACCAGAAGGTTCGGGGAGGGCCTGAAGGATGATACGTATACTGTAAAATGCAGCGGTGCGGGAGGACAGAGCTTCGGAGCATTCATTCCGAGGGGGCTGACGCTGGAGCTTGTCGGGGACAGCAACGATTATTTTGGAAAAGGGCTGTCCGGAGGAAAACTGATCGTCTATCCTCCGACGGGAGTAAACTTTAAACAGGATGAAAATATCATCATCGGAAACGTGGCACTCTACGGGGCAACCAGCGGAAAGGCATTTATCAACGGTGTGGCCGGGGAACGCTTCTGCGTCCGAAATTCAGGGGCCGTCGCGGTAGTGGAAGGCGTCGGCGATCATGGATGCGAGTATATGACAGGCGGCCGTGCAGTTGTCCTGGGACAGATCGGCAAGAACTTTGCAGCCGGCATGAGCGGAGGCGTGGCGTATGTTCTCGATGATCATAATGATCTTTATACTAAGATCAACAAGTCCATGGTGTCCATCGAACGGATCAGTTCCAAGTACGATGTACAGGAACTCAAAGAGATGATTCAGGAACATGTGGCATGTACAAACTCCGTCAAAGGGAAACAGGTTCTGGAGAACTTTAAAGATTATCTTCCGAAGTTCAAGAAAATCATTCCGCATGATTATCAGAAGATGCAAAATGCAGTGGTACAGATGGAGGAAAAAGGTTTGAGCTCAAACCAGGCACAGATCGAGGCATTTTATGCGACTACGAGAGGATAGGAGGGAGAACTATGGGAAAAGCAACAGGATTTTTAGAATATGAGAGAAAAGTCAGTGTTTCTGAAAAACCAAAGTCCAGGATCAGACATTTCCGCGAGTTTAAAATCCATCTTCCTCTGCAAGAACAGCAGCTGCAGGGGGCGAGATGCATGTCCTGCGGTGTGCCGTTCTGTCAGTCCGGTATGATGCTCGGCAACATGGTGTCAGGCTGTCCGCTGCACAATCTGATCCCCGAATGGAACGATCTTGTATATCTCGGAAACTGGGAAGAGGCGTACAGACGCCTGAGAAAGACGAGCAGCTTTCCGGAATTTACATCACGGGTATGCCCGGCACTCTGTGAGGCGGCCTGCACATGCAATCTGATCGGAGAACCGGTATCCACAAAGGAAAATGAGTTTGCCATCATTGAGCATGCTTATGAGATGGGGTATGCGAAGGCGGAACCGCCCCGCGCACGTACCGGAAAAAAGGTAGCGGTGATAGGCAGCGGTCCTTCCGGTCTCGCAGCAGCTGACCAGCTGAACAAGAGAGGACACTCAGTGACTGTATTTGAGAGGAATGACCGCATCGGCGGACTTCTTCGCTACGGAATCCCGAATATGAAGCTGGAAAAACATGTGATCGACCGGAAGATCAAAATCATGGAGGAGGAAGGCGTCACATTTGTCACGAATACGGATGTCGGGAAGAATTACAGGGCGGAGAAGCTGCTGAGGGAATTTGACCGCGCCGTGCTCTGCTGCGGCGCGTCAAATCCGCGTGACATCAGCGCTCCGGGCAGAGATGCCAAAGGAATTTATTTCGCGGTGGATTTTCTGACCTCTGTAACAAAGAGTCTTCTGGATTCGGAATTTCGGGATAAACAGTATATCGATGTAAAAGGGAAGAAAGTCGTGGTCATCGGAGGCGGGGACACCGGAAATGACTGTACCGGAACATCGATACGCCTGGGAGCGTCCAGTGTAGTACAGATTGAAATGATGCCGAAGGCTCCGGATCAGAGGGCGGAGCATAATCCATGGCCCGAGTGGCCGAGAATCTGTAAGACTGATTACGGTCAGGAGGAGGCTGTCGCAGTGTTTGGCAGGGATCCCCGTGTCTATCAGACGACGGTGACTGAGTTTATCAAAAATAAGAAAGGGGAACTGTGCCAGGTCAAAATCGTAAGACTGGAGGGTCAGAAGGATGAGAAAACAGGACGTATGATGATGGTTCCGGTTGAAGGGACAGAGCAGGCGATCGATGCGGACGTCGTACTGATCGCCGCGGGATTTTTGGGATCACAGAAATACGTGACAGACGCATTTAAAGTAGCAGTCAACGGACGGACCAATGTTGCAACGGAGGAAAACGGGTACGCAACAAATGTGCCGAACGTATTTGCGGCAGGAGATATGCACAGAGGCCAGTCCCTGGTCGTCTGGGCGATCCGGGAAGGAAGAGAAGCCGCAAGGGAAGTGGATGAGAGCCTGATGGGCTATACGAATCTTTCCGTTCAGTAGAAAAACAACGCCGCAGGCTCTGTATTGGGCCTGCACGGCGTTGTTTTTGGCTTCCGGAAATGATATAATAAACCCGTGAAAGTTTAACTTTGAGGGAGGGATAGTATGACACCGAAGATCGATCTGCACTGCCATCTGGATGGATCTCTTCCGCTTCTGACGGTACAAAAACTGGCAAACCGCAGCGGATTAAAAATACCTAAAAGAAAGAATGACTTAAAAGAGGTGCTGCGGGCACCCGCCAGATGCCAGGATCTGGCGGAGTATCTGACGTATTTTGATCTGCCGGTCGCCTGTTTGCAGACACAGGAAAATCTGCGGGAGGCCGCCTATGATACAATCTGCGAGGCTGCAAAGGAAAATGTTATCTACATGGAGATCCGTTTTGCACCGCTCCTGCACACCCGCCAGGGCCTGAACAGCAGGCAGGTGGTGGATGCTGTGATCTCGGGTATGAACGATGCAAGGCGTGAGACGGGGACCGAGGCGGGGATTATCGTTTGCGCGATGAGACACCACAACGTGGAGGACAACATACAGATGCTTCACGATCTTCTCGAATTCTACGGGATGGGTCTCGCCGGATTCGATATTGCGGGCGATGAGAAGCAGTATCCGGTCGGCGCACACAGCCGCTTCTATTATGAAGCGGGAAGACATGGCATACCGTTTACAATTCATGCCGGTGAGTGCGGGAGCGTGATGAATGTACTGGATGCGCTGGCCATGGGGGCGATGCGCATCGGTCATGGGATTGCGGCCGCGAAAGACGCGAGGGCGATGCAGGAGTGTGCAAATAAAAAGGTTTGTCTGGAGCTCTGTCCCACCAGCAACCTCCAGACAAAAGCGGCGGAGAGTATCGAACAGTATCCATTTCGTACGCTTCTGAATTCGGGCGTTGTTTTGACCGTAAACACCGACAACCGAACGGTGAGTGACACAACGCTGGGGAAAGAAATGCAGCTTATGAGGGAATATTTCGGGTTATCGGGGGCAGAAGAAAAACAGCTGCTGCTGAACAGCGCTGCCTATGCGTTTGCTTCAGACACTGTCAGGGAGAAGCTGAGGCAGAAAATTGAAGCGTTCGACTGGTGATAACACATGAGGAGGGAGAAGCAATGTTTTGTGAAAAATGTGGAAGTAAGCTGGAATCGGGAGATCTGTACTGCCCGGGATGCGGAAGAAAACTGACAGGTCATAACACGCAGCAGTATCAGCCGCCGCGCAAAAAGCCAGAGACGGACGGAAAGGAAAAAGCACTCTATGCATTGCTCGGAGTTGTCGCAGTACTTCTGGTCATCGGTATCATATGGGGCGTTGCGACGCTGGTCAGTCTCAACAGAGAAGAGGAGCAGTACGCAGAGTCTTCAAAAACAGAACAGGAGCATACTCCTGAGGCGGACGATAAGGATGATACAGTGGAACCCGCCGAAGTACCGGCTGTCACAGTGACGCCGGTTCCGGCAGAGGAGCCGGAAGCCGTGCAGGAACCGGTCGTAACCCCGGAGCCGGCACCGACGGTGACTCCTGCACCGTTGCCGGCGCAGGAACCGGATGATTCAGCCGGCGGGGATTATGTGATCCCGGACAGCAGCAGCCGACAGCTTGACAGTTCCGATCTGTCAGGACTGAGTGAGTGGGAACTGAGAGTTGCCAGAAATGAAATATATGCAAGACACGGAAGGATGTTCAATGATTCCGCTCTGGATTCTTATTTTCGGGGCAAAAGCTGGTATGTGCCGAGTATACCGGCTGAAAATTTTGACGACAATACATATTTGAGCAAAACAGAGTTGAAAAATGCGAAGCTGATTTCAGATTATGAGGCTTCGAAAGGCTACAGTTAAGGTCTGAGCGGGAGGGCGAGCAATGTATTGTGGAAGATGCGGTGTATATAACGACGACAGCCATGCGTACTGTGAAAACTGCGGCAACAGGCTTGCGGGAGAAACGGTTGGGCATGCGGCAGCGCCCCCTGAGCGCGGCAGCAACAGCAACAGGCTGCTCATACTCATTATCACAGGGATCCTTTTGCTGATCATGATTCTGGGCGTGGTTTTCTGGGCACATATCTCTGAAAAGAAGGAGTATCGGGAGCTGATCACGATGGGGGATCAGTATCTGGAAGAGAAGAATTACGAGAAGGCTGAAAGCAGTTACCGAAAGGCGATTACGGTCAGTCCCGGTCTTCCCAGACCATACATTCAGCTCGCTGCCGTCTATACAGAGACGGAAGAGTACAGTCAGGCGGTGGAAGTTCTGAATCAGGGGATTGAGGCAGTAAAAGAAGGAAATGTACAGGTTCTTCAGGAACAGCTGACTATAATAGAAGAAACATATATCACACATGATTTTGGGAAAAGTGCGGACATGGGGCAGAAGGATAGCGGAACAGACGCCGCTGCAGATGCTGCGGCAACAGCACGGCAGGTTCTGGGGCTTCCTTACCTGGCAGACTGTACGTATGACATGTGGTATGAAAGAACAGATCAGGGAATTAAATGTTCCAGCATTGCAGACACGGGGATTCTGAGTGCGGATCTGTTCGACTATGATGGGGATGGACAGGAGGAAATTCTGGCAATTATTATAGGAACAAATTCCTCACAGTTTTCCGAGCAGGGATACTGGTTTTATATGCTGGAGCGAGAATCGGACGGAAGCTGGATAAAAGCGGCGGAGTATTTGATTGATATGGGATATCACGCGCTGGACGGTATCAGCTTTCCGATGCGCATCGACTTTTTTTCTAAAGAGTACGGGAAGGATACGGTGATCTTCTATGAGTGCGGCGGGAGAGCGACGTATTTTGCGGATGGTGCATTCTGGACTATGGGCAGAGTTCAGTATCGTGATCAGGCTTTTCTGCCGGCCGGCGAGAGCCTGGATATGGCCGGATCGGATGATGTGGCGGATGCCTGCCTACGCCTGGACGAAAACTATAGCGGTCCCGAAGAAAACCGGCAGTTTGTGCTGGATTTTATCGCCCGGGTGGACGAACTCGGTCTTGATTTAGACGGCATCGGATACCAGTATCCGGCGATGGATCAGGATATCACTCTGAGAAAGATATTGAGAACGGACAAGACCTCCGGCATCACGAGTGAGCAGGCAGGAGCCCTGTATTCGGCACAGACCGGCGAAAAAATAAGCGGCGCCACAGTGAAGTTTACGGACTTTTTAAGAAAGCAGGGATCAGACAGCGAGCAGGCATATTCCATGCAGATGAAAGTACTTGACGGCAGCCTGGATATCTGGTATCCGGTATTTTCACCGTCCTCTCCGACGACAGATGCATGGAATGCGTATTTTCAGAACAGTGCGTCGGAATTACTGTCATATCTGAAAGACATGCAGGAGGAGGGAATTGAAAATGCCGGCGTCTCCCGCGATGTGGAAGTCACGTTCCAGGACGGCGCGTATATTTCCATGCATTTTACGGACTGGTATTATTCAGGGGGCGCGCACGGCATGTATTATGAGTACGGAATGACAGTCGATCTTGCTGGCGATCATATATACACACTGGAAGAGCTTCTGAATACGGACCACGCTTCTGCAGTCAGCATGGTGAACAGTGCGTTCAATGAAGATATGAAGATTCACCCTGAACTTTATTTCGAAGGGACACAGTGCCAGGTCTCGGATGACTTCCG
The Ruminococcus gauvreauii genome window above contains:
- a CDS encoding PdaC/SigV domain-containing protein, whose amino-acid sequence is MYCGRCGVYNDDSHAYCENCGNRLAGETVGHAAAPPERGSNSNRLLILIITGILLLIMILGVVFWAHISEKKEYRELITMGDQYLEEKNYEKAESSYRKAITVSPGLPRPYIQLAAVYTETEEYSQAVEVLNQGIEAVKEGNVQVLQEQLTIIEETYITHDFGKSADMGQKDSGTDAAADAAATARQVLGLPYLADCTYDMWYERTDQGIKCSSIADTGILSADLFDYDGDGQEEILAIIIGTNSSQFSEQGYWFYMLERESDGSWIKAAEYLIDMGYHALDGISFPMRIDFFSKEYGKDTVIFYECGGRATYFADGAFWTMGRVQYRDQAFLPAGESLDMAGSDDVADACLRLDENYSGPEENRQFVLDFIARVDELGLDLDGIGYQYPAMDQDITLRKILRTDKTSGITSEQAGALYSAQTGEKISGATVKFTDFLRKQGSDSEQAYSMQMKVLDGSLDIWYPVFSPSSPTTDAWNAYFQNSASELLSYLKDMQEEGIENAGVSRDVEVTFQDGAYISMHFTDWYYSGGAHGMYYEYGMTVDLAGDHIYTLEELLNTDHASAVSMVNSAFNEDMKIHPELYFEGTQCQVSDDFREIGYYRTAEGVVLRAQLYWLGPYAAGSQEVVLTPAENP
- the gltB gene encoding glutamate synthase large subunit; the protein is MQGTMRNQSGHGLYDARFEHDNCGIGAVVNIHGVKTHETVENALKIVENLEHRAGKDAEGKTGDGVGILLQISHKFFSKACNSIGIFLREERDYGIGMFFFPQDELKRNQAKKMFEIIVEKEGMKFLGWRMVPTVPKVLGHKALECMPCMMQGFVERPEHVAKGLEFDRKLYIVRRIFEQSNDNTYVSSLSSRTIAYKGMFLVGQLRTFFEDLQNPAYESAIAMVHSRFSTNTNPSWERAHPYRIIVHNGEINTIRGNADKMLAREETMDNGALQHELHKVLPVINSEGSDSAMLDNTLEFLVMSGMPLPLAVMVLIPEPWQNNRTMTQDKKDFYHYYATMMEPWDGPASILFTDGDIMGAVLDRNGLRPSRYYITDDGYMILSSEVGVLDIPASKIVQKERLHPGKMLMVDTVNGKVVSDDELKEYYASRQPYGEWLDSSLITLKELKIPNQRVESYTEEERARLLKAFGYTYEEYRTSILNMAQNASEGIGAMGIDSPIPVLDQGHQPLFNYFKQMFAQVTNPPIDAIREEIVTSTTVYVGEDGNLLEEKPDNCRVLQVNNPILTNTDLMKIKNMNAGNFKVQIVSILYYKNTDLKKALDRLFVEVDRAHRDGANILILSDRGVDENHVAIPSLLAVSSVHQHLVKTKKRTSLAMILESGEPREVHHFATLLGYGACAVNPYLAQDTIGQLIDSGMLDKDYYAAVSDYNDAVLHGIVKIASKMGISTIQSYQGAQIFEAIGIDKSVIDEYFTNTVSRIGGITLEDIARENDELHSAAFDPLGLETDLTLNSVGRHKMRSGGEKHLYNPQTIHLLQESTKRGDYGMFKEYTALVNSEHREGTLRDLLTFHFPKQGVSIEEVESVDSIVTRFKTGAMSYGSISREAHETLAVAMNTLHGKSNSGEGGEDYERLTVGRDGLNKCSAIKQVASGRFGVTSRYLVSAQEIQIKMAQGAKPGEGGHLPGGKVYPWIAKTRHSTPGVSLISPPPHHDIYSIEDLAQLIYDCKNANKNARISVKLVSEAGVGTVAAGVAKAGAQVILISGYDGGTGAAPRSSIQNAGLPWELGLSETHQTLIMNGLRNKVRIETDGKLMSGRDVAIAAMLGAEEFGFATAPLVTMGCVMMRVCNLDTCPVGVATQNPELRKRFRGKPEYVINFMRFIAEELREYMAKLGVRTVDELVGRSDFLRMKKEFDGIKASKVDLSGILNNPFAKAGDKVTFDPKQVYDFELEKTADERILLKKLGSAIESGQPGSIEVDVANTNRTFGTILGSEITRRFGEGLKDDTYTVKCSGAGGQSFGAFIPRGLTLELVGDSNDYFGKGLSGGKLIVYPPTGVNFKQDENIIIGNVALYGATSGKAFINGVAGERFCVRNSGAVAVVEGVGDHGCEYMTGGRAVVLGQIGKNFAAGMSGGVAYVLDDHNDLYTKINKSMVSIERISSKYDVQELKEMIQEHVACTNSVKGKQVLENFKDYLPKFKKIIPHDYQKMQNAVVQMEEKGLSSNQAQIEAFYATTRG
- the add gene encoding adenosine deaminase, translating into MTPKIDLHCHLDGSLPLLTVQKLANRSGLKIPKRKNDLKEVLRAPARCQDLAEYLTYFDLPVACLQTQENLREAAYDTICEAAKENVIYMEIRFAPLLHTRQGLNSRQVVDAVISGMNDARRETGTEAGIIVCAMRHHNVEDNIQMLHDLLEFYGMGLAGFDIAGDEKQYPVGAHSRFYYEAGRHGIPFTIHAGECGSVMNVLDALAMGAMRIGHGIAAAKDARAMQECANKKVCLELCPTSNLQTKAAESIEQYPFRTLLNSGVVLTVNTDNRTVSDTTLGKEMQLMREYFGLSGAEEKQLLLNSAAYAFASDTVREKLRQKIEAFDW
- a CDS encoding HAD hydrolase-like protein, with the translated sequence MSQIILFDLDGTLTDSAEGITKCVQYALKHFGIDEPDLEKLKHFVGPPLREQFMKTYHMPERQAEVAVAVYRERYARIGMYENRPYDGIEEVLKMLQEEKKILGVASSKPEIYVKKILEHFHIDTYFEVVTGANMDGTRTEKDEVIEEALLRLGMTDKREDVLMVGDRFYDVEGALKCGVQCIGAGYGYGSPHELELAGAVYVAETVEDLKILSDRYRNAGKEEAAPDEQEEPYEYPAMGSSDSLLKKIWQVVYPMGLYYLITFVVAQAGAVILYSWYTMKNAASSVGEMQALLMQHTIWLNGIAAFLAIIPMTLLYQRDQRVRTRGISGRKAKTRRRVHGGTYAMTVLFAVTASQVLNDLINYSGLADLFPAYPELQSAIFDGQSIIVLCITVGILAPIAEEILFRGLVFKRLQDYTGNGWAVLISGLLFGIYHENMIQFVYAGLLGFAFAMLMCRTDSLKVVITAHAAANLWSLLGKSLVNALAATHVMAYSILLGIFVILALFSGVYLMGGKSSRNKKKEA
- a CDS encoding glutamate synthase subunit beta; the protein is MGKATGFLEYERKVSVSEKPKSRIRHFREFKIHLPLQEQQLQGARCMSCGVPFCQSGMMLGNMVSGCPLHNLIPEWNDLVYLGNWEEAYRRLRKTSSFPEFTSRVCPALCEAACTCNLIGEPVSTKENEFAIIEHAYEMGYAKAEPPRARTGKKVAVIGSGPSGLAAADQLNKRGHSVTVFERNDRIGGLLRYGIPNMKLEKHVIDRKIKIMEEEGVTFVTNTDVGKNYRAEKLLREFDRAVLCCGASNPRDISAPGRDAKGIYFAVDFLTSVTKSLLDSEFRDKQYIDVKGKKVVVIGGGDTGNDCTGTSIRLGASSVVQIEMMPKAPDQRAEHNPWPEWPRICKTDYGQEEAVAVFGRDPRVYQTTVTEFIKNKKGELCQVKIVRLEGQKDEKTGRMMMVPVEGTEQAIDADVVLIAAGFLGSQKYVTDAFKVAVNGRTNVATEENGYATNVPNVFAAGDMHRGQSLVVWAIREGREAAREVDESLMGYTNLSVQ
- a CDS encoding YARHG domain-containing protein; amino-acid sequence: MFCEKCGSKLESGDLYCPGCGRKLTGHNTQQYQPPRKKPETDGKEKALYALLGVVAVLLVIGIIWGVATLVSLNREEEQYAESSKTEQEHTPEADDKDDTVEPAEVPAVTVTPVPAEEPEAVQEPVVTPEPAPTVTPAPLPAQEPDDSAGGDYVIPDSSSRQLDSSDLSGLSEWELRVARNEIYARHGRMFNDSALDSYFRGKSWYVPSIPAENFDDNTYLSKTELKNAKLISDYEASKGYS